From Helicoverpa armigera isolate CAAS_96S chromosome 19, ASM3070526v1, whole genome shotgun sequence, one genomic window encodes:
- the LOC110376702 gene encoding WD repeat domain phosphoinositide-interacting protein 4 isoform X1: MARRRSSGITSLGFNQDQGCFTCCLKTGLRVYNVEPLVEKAHYSKEELGDVSLCEMVFRTNWLLVVKARRPCSLMLLDDQQRAFKAEVLFKSPIRALRARKDKVAVVLSSSIQVLALPSLSRVALMRTRLGARPLCALASEPSAPHLLAAPAHRKGSLQLLDVTRAVKGAHSSSPAVMGCHQTELVCLSLSANGARLATASERGTIIRVWDTATKQMLHELRRGSDYADVYCINFNQSGSLVCCVSDKGTLHVWAARGAWPHLAAARASVDTRALCAFTDDNTAVLICEDGTFHKFTFAAEGNCHRSDFEYFLQVGDDDEFLQ; encoded by the exons ATGGCGCGCCGGAGGAGCAGCGGCATAACGAGCCTGGGGTTTAACCAGGATCAAG GCTGCTTCACATGCTGCCTAAAGACCGGCCTGCGCGTCTACAATGTGGAACCTCTTGTCGAGAAAGCACACTACA GCAAGGAGGAGCTCGGCGATGTGTCGCTTTGCGAGATGGTGTTCCGCACCAACTGGCTGCTGGTGGTGAAAGCGCGGCGCCCTTGCAGCCTCATGTTGCTCGATGACCAACAGCGCGCCTTCAAAGCTGAAGTGCTCTTCAAGTCACCCATCAGAGCGCTTAGAGCGAGGAAGGACAA GGTAGCAGTAGTGCTTTCATCCAGCATACAGGTGTTGGCCTTACCATCATTATCGCGGGTAGCTCTGATGCGGACGAGGTTGGGCGCGAGGCCGCTTTGCGCGCTGGCCAGCGAACCGTCCGCCCCGCATCTCTTAGCTGCTCCCGCGCATAGGAAAGGATCTCTGCAGTTACTT GACGTAACACGTGCAGTAAAGGGCGCTCACTCATCATCGCCTGCGGTGATGGGTTGCCATCAGACGGAGCTAGTTTGCCTCAGCCTCTCCGCTAACGGCGCCCGTTTAGCCACCGCGTCCGAACGAGGCACCATCATACGCGTGTGGGACACCGCGACCAAACAAATGCTGCATGAATTGAGACGCGGGTCCGATTATGCTGATGTTTACTG TATAAACTTCAACCAGTCAGGCTCGCTAGTGTGCTGCGTGTCGGACAAGGGCACGCTGCACGTgtgggcggcgcgcggcgcgtggCCGCACCTCGCCGCCGCGCGCGCCAGCGTCGACACCAGGGCGCTCTGTGCCTTCACTGATGATAATACTGCTGTGT TGATATGCGAGGACGGCACTTTCCACAAGTTCACGTTTGCGGCTGAAGGCAACTGTCATCGCAGCGACTTTGAATACTTTCTACAG gtggGCGACGACGACGAATTTCTGCaatga
- the LOC110376702 gene encoding WD repeat domain phosphoinositide-interacting protein 4 isoform X2, whose product MVFRTNWLLVVKARRPCSLMLLDDQQRAFKAEVLFKSPIRALRARKDKVAVVLSSSIQVLALPSLSRVALMRTRLGARPLCALASEPSAPHLLAAPAHRKGSLQLLDVTRAVKGAHSSSPAVMGCHQTELVCLSLSANGARLATASERGTIIRVWDTATKQMLHELRRGSDYADVYCINFNQSGSLVCCVSDKGTLHVWAARGAWPHLAAARASVDTRALCAFTDDNTAVLICEDGTFHKFTFAAEGNCHRSDFEYFLQVGDDDEFLQ is encoded by the exons ATGGTGTTCCGCACCAACTGGCTGCTGGTGGTGAAAGCGCGGCGCCCTTGCAGCCTCATGTTGCTCGATGACCAACAGCGCGCCTTCAAAGCTGAAGTGCTCTTCAAGTCACCCATCAGAGCGCTTAGAGCGAGGAAGGACAA GGTAGCAGTAGTGCTTTCATCCAGCATACAGGTGTTGGCCTTACCATCATTATCGCGGGTAGCTCTGATGCGGACGAGGTTGGGCGCGAGGCCGCTTTGCGCGCTGGCCAGCGAACCGTCCGCCCCGCATCTCTTAGCTGCTCCCGCGCATAGGAAAGGATCTCTGCAGTTACTT GACGTAACACGTGCAGTAAAGGGCGCTCACTCATCATCGCCTGCGGTGATGGGTTGCCATCAGACGGAGCTAGTTTGCCTCAGCCTCTCCGCTAACGGCGCCCGTTTAGCCACCGCGTCCGAACGAGGCACCATCATACGCGTGTGGGACACCGCGACCAAACAAATGCTGCATGAATTGAGACGCGGGTCCGATTATGCTGATGTTTACTG TATAAACTTCAACCAGTCAGGCTCGCTAGTGTGCTGCGTGTCGGACAAGGGCACGCTGCACGTgtgggcggcgcgcggcgcgtggCCGCACCTCGCCGCCGCGCGCGCCAGCGTCGACACCAGGGCGCTCTGTGCCTTCACTGATGATAATACTGCTGTGT TGATATGCGAGGACGGCACTTTCCACAAGTTCACGTTTGCGGCTGAAGGCAACTGTCATCGCAGCGACTTTGAATACTTTCTACAG gtggGCGACGACGACGAATTTCTGCaatga